The sequence GCCTGGGCGGTGCTGCTGGAAGCGTACGACGACCTGGTGGGCATCGATTGGACCTGGCAAGCTGCCGACGGCTGCATCGTCAAAGCTCCGCTGGGAAAAAGGGGGCTGACGGCGAGGCGCAAGCCACGGGGCGCAACCCCACCGACCGGGGGAAGAGCGGAAGCAAGCGCCACCTCCTGACCGACGGGCGAGGTGTCCCGCTGGCGGTCGTGCTCTCGGGTGCGAACCGGCACGACATGAAGAAGCTGGCCGAGTTGCTCGAGGCTCGCCTCGGCCTCGCCGGCGGCGACGCGGCCACGCCAGCAGCTTTGCCTGGATCGGGGCTACGACTACGCCGCCTGCCGCACGACAGCCGGGGAGAAGGGCTACACGCCGCACATCCCGCCCAAGGCCAGCAAGGAAACCCCGCTGCCTGCACCGGGAGATCCCGACCGCCATCCGCCCCGGCGCTGGGTGGTCGAAGTCTGCCACTCCTGGTTCAACCGCTTCCGCCGGCTGCTCATCCGCTGGGACAAGCGCGCCGACAGCTACTTGGGCTTCGTGCAGCTCGCCGCGACGCTCATCATCTACCGGAAAATCCGCTCCATATTTTCCGGATAGGCTCTTATCATACCATTGCGCTATTTAGTGGAACAGATGCTGCCAAGCCGCGCCCCACAACATGCCACGCCGGTCAGTTCGCGAACTGACCGGCGTGGCACATCTCATGGCACAGCAGGTCAGGGCACCGCGACCTGGGGAAGGTAGATCACGGCGCCACTCTCGCGGAATTTCCTCGATTTCTCCTGCATTCCAGCCTTCGCGTAGTCACGGATCTCCTGCGTGATCTTCATCGAGCAGAACTTGGGGCCGCACATCGAGCAGAAGTGGGCGATCTTGGCGCCCTCCGCCGGCAGCGTCTCGTCGTGGTAGGCGAGGGCGGTCACGGGGTCCAGCG is a genomic window of Longimicrobiaceae bacterium containing:
- a CDS encoding transposase is translated as MDRGYDYAACRTTAGEKGYTPHIPPKASKETPLPAPGDPDRHPPRRWVVEVCHSWFNRFRRLLIRWDKRADSYLGFVQLAATLIIYRKIRSIFSG